AAGGTTCGGCCAGCATGGCCAGACCCAGGCTCCCGAGAAGTGGTCAACTCCGGGTCACGGCACCATTGCTTTCCGCACCCATGCCGCACCAGCGGAGAACGGGAGGGAACTCCGCCCAATGGCGAACGGCCACACAGGGCGGAATTCCGCACGCGTGGCCGTTCACAAAGCGTGGACATCTCACATCGCTGTCTCCAAGCCCATCAGCCAGGAACGGCCCAGCGAGGCGCTGATCTGGTCGCCGCCCCGCCGCACCAGTTCCTGGCTCAGCTCCGGGTGCTTGACGATCCGGTCGGCCGCCTCCATCAACGCCACGTCGCCGCTGTCAATGGCCGCGCGGACGATCCTCTGGTCCACGTGGTCCCGGGTCTGCGCCGCGAACGGGCTGTGGCTCTTGGTGAGGAAGGGGCCCCGGTACAGCTCCAACGCCTCCTTGAGACGCCCCTCCTCGAGCCTCGACAGGAGCTCGGCGACATCACAGCGGACCCTGCCCTCGAGGTGGTAAAAGCGCCGGTCGCGGTCATACCGCACGTCCAGTCCGAGTTTGCGGGCCCGCAGCGCCAGCGTGGGGAGACTGGAGGGAGCGGGATCGCCCTCGAAGAGGGTGGAGAGCAGCCAGTCCCGGGGCGCCGTGCCGTGGGAGAGCACCAGGACCGCGACCAGTTCCAGGGCCCGCCCGTAGCGGACGGGCACGCCGTCCACGCGGCAACCACCAAGGGTCTGGACCTCGTGTTCAGAGTTCATCGTCACTCCACACTCAGGGGGATGGTAAGAAGTTCTGCTTCTTGGAGGCGGGGTTTGCTTCCCTCTCCACCCTGAGAATCGGCCAGCACGGTATCCACGACCTATCTACGACTTATCGTCGCGGTCAGCGGGCTCCGGACCTGCGGGTTCGGGCCTGCTGGGACCGGGCGGACCGAAGCCGTCGGCAGCGTCCGGCCACCGCCGCCAGACGCGACAGCGGCACCGCCTTGGGCGTAGCAGTGGAAGAACGCCAGACCACCCCTGGCGCGGTTACGGCGCAGCAGCACCCAGCGCGCCCCGCGGGTGTCGGTACTCATCGTCGATGACTGCCCAGCAGCGGAACCACTTCCCCTCGGCCCCGGCAGAGAGCCCCGGCCGAGTACTTTTACCAGCCCTGTTCCGGGAACAGGACGGCCAGCTCCTGGACCGCCAGGGGGCAGCGGTTCTTGCGGGCGAGCGGGCAGAGCAGAGCCGTGACGAGGTCTTTGGTGGTGGCTCGAGTCTCGGGGCGGGCCAGGCAGGGGGCGAGGACCGCGTCGGTGAGTTCGTGCAACCGGTGAGGCCAGCGCCTGGCCGCTACGGTGATGTCCACGGTCACCGCCTCGAAACTCTTTGTCTTCACAACCATCGATGATCGGGCGGTGGCCGTTTGTGTGCGTGACAAAGCCCAGATCAGCGTACTTTTGCCTGGACGGAACACCCCAGAGGCCATCAGGTCAGGGCAAATCGAAAGTGCGACTGCAGTACTGGCAGGACCACCCCCGCAGGGATTCCGTGCGATGCCCGTGTGAAGAACCGAGGCCACACTGTTCACGCGCCCAGTGCGCGGGGGCCGCGGAGAGACCAGAACGAAATCCCACGGCCCCTGCCAGGGCCGCGCCCCGCGAACACCGGACTCGATGTCCACAGCAGAAGGGAACAGCATGCCGGACAGCAACAACTGGCTCCGCTCGAACTCGATTCTGGGTGCCGCCCTCGGCGTCCTGGCCGTCCTCACCATCGTCTTCCTCCTCACTCTGGGAGGCGCGGCTCAGATCGCCCTGACCGGGGTGGGCGTGGCGGGCATCCTCTTCCTGGCCGCGAAGATCAGCCAGAACCGTCGGGCGGCGCACGGGCCCCGTTAGGGGAACCGTGCGGCCCGGACCAGCGCGGCCCCACGCAGAGGGACGAAGACCGCCTCCGAGCGGGCCGCCCCATCCCCCACAGGACGGCCGAGGAGGTCCTTGAACCTCTTACCGACCACCACAGAAGAAGGAACCACACAGGACGCCAGTCCACCGCCTCCAGGACCGGGGCCGACGGGATCTCTCCCGCCGGCCCCGGTCCTCTTTGCTCCCCGAAAAGACATCCGCACCCACCCTGACCTGCATGGAAAGAAAAAACCAAAAGAAACTTCCCGATGTGATTCCCGCGTGAAGGCCAAGAGAAAAACGTCCGGCATATTACTGATTGTCCGAAGGGAACGGAGATGAAAATCCGGACCCGAAAGCGGGTCCGGAGAACGACCGACCAAAGGAGCCCCGAATGACTGCCTACTCGGTACTCGTCCCCTTTCTGCCACGTCGGCCAGAGCAGATTCTTCCGCTCGCCGCAATGGTGAAATGGACGCACGCCGAGCGGCTCTGGCAGGGACAGGCGCTGCTGATGGAGCCCCACCAGGGGTTCGTGAGCGCCGCCGCCTCGGGGTTTCGGGTGCCGGTCGGGCTGGGCGTCACCCTGATGCCGCTGCGCCACCCCTACGAGGCGGCCCTGCAAGCCCGTTCCGTGGCGATGACGACCGGGCACTCGGTGGTCGCGGGCTTCGGCCCCGGCTCCCGCGCCTTCCAGGCCGGTTTGCTGGGCACCCCCTACGCCAGCCCGCTCACCGCAGCACGTGAGTACCTGGCCGCGGTCCGCGGGCTCCTCGACGGTGAGGTGGTCCAGAACGAGGGCCGGTACTTCAACATCTCCGCCCAACTGCCCCCCGCGGCGGCCCCCCGGGTGGACGTCGGTCTCGGAGTCCTGCGACCGGGCATGGCGGGGGTCGCGGGAGAGTTCGCCGACGTGGCGATCACCTGGCTGACCCCGCCCGACTACCTCCGGGACATCCTCGTCCCGGCCATCCGCAAGGGCGCCGAGGAGGCCGGGCGCCCCTGCCCCCGAATCACGGCGATGGTGCCGGTCGCCCTGGAAAGAGCACAGGTGAGCGCACCGGAGCTGGCCCTGGCCAGTAACGCCGGGCACATCCAGGCGCCCCATTACATCGACATGCTCCGCCAGGCCGGAGTCCAGGTCTCGGGTGAGGACCCGGGGGACACCGCCTGCGCCCTGGTCGAAGCCAACGCCTTCGTCAGCGGCGCCCCGGAACAGGTCGCCGCCCTCCTGGACCAGTACCGGCAAGCCGGTGTGGACGAGATCGTCCTCAACACCACCGGAGTACGGAAGCGGTGCGGAGAGCAAGAGGCCGTGAACGACCTGAAGACGATCCTCGCGGCGGTGGCGCCGTGACAGGGCCCCAGACCAGCGCAGAGACGACACCGACGGGAAACGGAACCATGGACAGAACCGAGTTGAGACGGGTCAAGCAGCACCTGATGTCCTGGGGCACCGGGCAGGCCGTACCAGGCAACCCGGCGCCCGGAAGCGTGGCGACGATCGTCACCGCCGATCCGGCGCACCTCGCAGGTCTGGCTCAGAGCGGCCTGATCGGCCCCGGAACCGTGGTTCTGGCTGCCGGCCCGGACACCCCCGGCGCGGTGGGCTTCGACGGTGCCCTGGACGAGCCGGGCACCGAGATCTCCATCGGCGACGACTTCTTCCTCCAGACCCAGGACTACGCGACCAGCGAGTTCATGTCGATCATCGGACCCACCCTCGTCCGGGTCAGTGACGCCGCGGACTTCCGTCACTTCCTGTCCGACGCCGACCGGGCCTACGCAGAGGGGGTCTTTCCCGAGTTCGCCACCGCCCCGGCGGTGCGGATCGCCGACCTCCCGGGGCTGGGAGCGTCCCCGGACGGGGACGGGCCGAGGACACGCCTGTACGTCAACACCGACGGCGACATCTCCACCTCTCCCGGTGGCAGCGGCCTCGGCCGGGTCGGGGACCCGCTCAGCGCACTCCAGGCGAGTTGGGACCGGGCCAACACGGAGAGCGCCCTCCCGTGCTCGGTCTGCCTCGGGGCGACCGTCCCCGAGGCGGAGCGGAGCCGGGAACTACTCGACCGCCCCTGGCTGGGCCGCTACCTGGACGTTCTCCCGGCTCTGCGCACCATGACCGTCAACAACGTCGGCGGACTACGGGTCTCGGGGTTCGGCGGACGGATCACCCAGGCTTTCGCGGAGACCGGTCACGACCATGACCTGCGCGAACCCTCGGCTCCGGTCGTGATGTGGGATGACGAGCGCGGTTACGTCTACGACCTCGCGAGCGACCGCGTCTTCGCCGTCGAGCACATCGCGGCCTCGGCCGCCGAGCTGATCCTGGCCACCGGTTCGGTCCGCGGCGCCGCCGAGTACGCGCACCCCGAGGCGCTGTCCCAGGTCGAGCGTTTCTTCACCGACGCGGGAGTGTCCCTGGTTTCCCACGGCACCCTGGCGGGGGTGTGACCCGATGACCGCAGCCCTTGTCCCCTCAGCCCCGCCGTCACCGGGCCTGGCCGGACGCACCATCGCCGAGCTGGGAGAACGCGCCCGCCTCAGCGACGTCTACGGCCCCGACGGCGCCGATGTCTACCACGACCTGTCAGCCGAGGACACCGGTGAGGTGCGCGAGCTGGTCCGCCTGGTTCGGAACCGTCCGGGCCCCGTACTGGACCTGGCCGCGGGTTCGGGACGCATCACCTTGCCACTGCTGGCCCTGGGCCGCCACGTCACCGCCCTGGACCTGTCCCAGGACATGCTCCTCCTGCTCACCGACCGGCTCGCACAGGCACCCGCCCGCCTACGGGAACGGTGCTCGGTGGTCCACGGTGACATGGCCGGCTTCCGTCTCGGCACCGAGTTCACCTCGGTGGTCCTGGGCACCACGTCGGTCTCGCTGCTCGCCCCGGGCTCACGTACCAGCCTCTACCGAAGCGTGGCCGAACACCTCGCGCCCGGCGGGCGGCTGCTGGTCTCCTGCCTGGATCGCGGTGAGGGACCCGAAGAGGCCGTGACGGAGGCGACCGGTGCCAGCGGAACCCGCTACCGCGTACACGACCACTGGCCAGTGGACGCCGACCACCGCACCGTGACCATCCTGCCCGCGGAACTGCCCCAGGGCCCGGTCCAGGTGTGCACGGGACGCGTGGGTGTTGTGGGAGCCCAACGCTTGACCACCGAACTCACCTCCGCGGGTTTCACCGTCCTGGAACGCCACCTGCTGACAGAGCCCGGACAAAGGCACCGGGTCACCCTGATCGAAGCGGAGACCACACCATGAGCGAGACCCCCCAAGCGTTCTGGCCCTACCTGCTGCCACCGAGCGCGCACGGCGACGACGGACTGTGCTCCGTCTCGGCCAGCGGGCACCGGATCCAGTTCGCGGACGGACGTGAACTGCTCGACGGTTCGAGCGGTCTGTGGAACACCAACCTCGGCTACGGCAATACCGCCATCGCGGACGCGATCGCCGAGGCGGCCCGCGACGCCTCCTATCTCAGTGCCTTCCGATACGAAAACTCCTATGCCCGCCGGGCCGCCGAAGACCTGGTCGAGGTCACCGGTCCCGACCACTACTCCCGAGTGCTGTTCTCCTCTTCCGGAGGCGCGGCCAACGACGTGGCTCTGAAGGTGGCCCGCCACTACCACGTTCTGGTCGGCCAGCCCCGCCGCAATCTGGTGGTCAGTATGCGCGGCAGCTTCCACGGTCTGACCTTCGGCGGTTTCGCCCTCACCGGAGAGGACTTGGGCCAACGTGTCTACGGCGTGGACCAGCGGCTGATCAGGCACGTGTCACCCAACGAGATCACCGAGCTGAACACTCTGATGTCCCGCAGCGCCCATCAGATCGCCGCCGTCGTGGTCGAGCCGGTCCTGGGGACGGGGACGGTCCCGCTCAGCGAGGAGTACGTCGCCGAACTGCTGCGTCTGCGCGCCGAGCACGGCTTCCTCCTGGTAGCGGACGAGGTGGCTACGGGTTTCGGTCGGACCGGGACCTTCTTCGCCTCCCAACGCTGGCCCGAGCAGCCCGATCTGCTCCTCACCTCCAAGGGCCTGACCAACGGCACCTGCCCGGCCTCGGCCGTGCTCGCCTCCCGCCGTGTGGCGGACACCTTCGCCGAGCACGACGCCGTGCTGGGACACGCGGAGACCCAGGGTGGGAGCCCTGTCCCCTGCGCGGCGATCTCGGCGACCATCGGCGAAATGCGTCGGCTGGACGCGGTCGCGGCCGGTCAGGCGCTGGGTGAATCCCTGGCTGCCGGGCTGGACGCACTGGTCGCGGAGGCCCCCCAGGTGACAGGTGTGACCGGCGTGGGTTGCTTCCGCACGATCAGGGTCGTCGGACCGGACGGATCCGCGCTCGCTCCCGATCAGATCGCGTCCTTGGTCGCGGCGATCCGTGCGGCGGGAGCCATCGTGCACCCGGGTCCGGGCGGGGTCCAGCTCATCCCCGCTCTGACCTACGACGAGGCGGACCTGGCCGAACTCCTGCACTGCGTACGGCGCGGGATCATCACCCACCACGAGGCCCTGGCCTCCACCGACGTCGAGTCGGTGACGGCATGAGCACCGAGTTCACGGCCCCGCCCGCCCCGATGCCCGGTGTCGGCCACCTGGCCGCCTGGTTGCAGCGCGACGCCGCGCACCGGGTGACCGTGCTCCACGACCCGGCCGTATCCGGCCAGCCGATCCTGGCCGCCGTACTCGCCCAGATCGAGGCCGCGGACAAGAACCCGCGTGTTCTGCCCCTGCCCGGCCCGGGAAGCCGGGACTCGATCCTGGGCCTGTCCGAAGTGCTGGACGAGGAGGAGCTGATCGTCGGCGTGGGCGGCGGATCGGTCCTGGACCAGGCCAAGCTGGCGGTCCTGTTCAGGTCCTCTCCCGAGGCCCTGTCCCGGGTATCGGCTCCCCAGCGCAGCGGCATGGTGGCCCTGCCCCCGCACCTGGGCGCATCAGTACGGGTCATCGCCGTACCGACCACACTGGGCACCGGAAGCGAGCTGAGCACGGTGGCCTGTGTGACCTACGCGGGGGGGAAGCGGCTCGTCACCGGTCCGTGCCTCCGCCCGGTGGCCGCGGTCCTGGACCCCGAAGCCACCCGGACACTGCCCCCGCGCCTGGTCTCGGAAGGGGTGCTCGAAGCGCTCTTCCGCACGGTGAGCCCCTACATAGGCGACCCCACCGACCTGCCCGGGCCGGACGCCCTCACCGAGGACCTGGCCGCCAGGCTGGTCCGCGAGGGTGACCGGATCAGCCGGATGCGCGCCGACGGCCTGCCCATCGACCCGTCCACCCGGATACGGGTGGCCGAACTGAGCGGGCGGTCCCAGGCCGGTCCGACCAACCTGGGGCGCGACCCCTACTCCGTCAAGGGTTGGCTGCTCGGCAACGAGCTCTCGTCAGAGCTCGGCCTGTCCAAGATGCACTCGATCGCGGCGATCTGGCCCGCGTTGTGGCGCCGGATCGCCGACGGTGACAGCCGACTGGGCGATGCCCGGCGGTTGGACCGGATCTGGGGGCACATGCGCGGTCAGGCGCCCCGGCTGCCCTCCGACCCGGTGCGCGGGATCACGGAGCTGGTCGACTCCTGGCGGGTCGACCGGCGGATCAACGCCACACCCGCCCAGGTGGACGCCACCGTCACCCGCGTGATGCGCGCCTGGGGAGCCGGGCTCCCGATGCTCGGCGGCCTGTACACCCACGAGGTACGCGAACTGCTCACCGAGGCGGTCTCGGACGCGACGTCCCCGCCCGGTCGGCCCGTACCCCCCATGGCTTCCACTTCCCCGGCCCAGAGCCTGGCGAAGCGGTAGGGAAAACAACCGATCACCCAAGAGAGACGAGAACACCATGAGCGAGTCCTTCGAGAACGAGACCAAGTCCACCGAGCTGGCCCCGGCCCTGGAGCTGGAGATGCAGGAGCTGGAGGCCATGGAGGCCCCGGGTTGGGCCACGGTCAGCGGCGTCAGCGTCGGCATCAGCATCGTCTCCGTCGCCTGGAGCATCACCTGATCCCGCACCCCCTCACCCTCACTTCACCACTCAGCAGGAAACAGGAAACAGGAAACGCATGACGAACCAGAACGACACCACCGCGCAGGCGGCCGTCAACCCCGAACTGGAGCTGGAGATGCAGGAACTGGAGGCCATGGAGGCCCCCGGCTTCTGGACCGGCGTGTCCATCGGCGTCGGCATCAGCGCCAGCGTCGCCACCTCCGTCGCCATCACCTGATCCCGACAGCACACAAGGCACACACAGAAACAGCCCCGCACAGAAAGAGGAAGCGCATGACGAACCAGAACGACACCACCGCGCAGGCGGCCGTCAACCCCGAACTGGAGCTGGAGATGCAGGAACTGGAGGCCATGGAGGCCCCCGGCTTCTGGACCGGCGTGTCCATCGGCGTCGGCATCAGCGCCAGCGTCGCCACCTCCGTCGCCATCACCTGATCCCGACAGCACACCCAGGACGGACACAGCCGTCCACCATGCGCAGCATGTGATTCCGCCCGCCCGGTCCCCTCGCACCCCCGGCTCAGCCGGGGCCCGAGGGGCCGGTCGGGCCGACCCTCCCCATCCAAAGGAGACACGATGACTGTCCACTTCGACCACCAGGCGGTGAACCGATGAGCAGCACACTCCCGGCCAGTTTCCGATCCGTGAGCAAACGGTTCGGCTCCAACACGGCCGTCGACGACATCAGCTTCGACGTGCGCCCGGGGAAAATCACCGGTCTCCTGGGGCGCAACGGCGCCGGCAAGACCACCTCCCTGAAGATGCTGCTCGGGCTGGCGAAGCCGACCGAGGGCGCCGCCACCGTCTTCGGCCTTCCCTACGACAAGCTCCCCCGGGCCGCGCACCGCGTCGGTGTGGGCATGGACGGGGTGAACTCCATCCCCGAGATGCGAGGCCGCAAGGAGCTCCTGGTCTGGGCGA
This DNA window, taken from Nocardiopsis exhalans, encodes the following:
- the mpaD gene encoding daptide-type RiPP biosynthesis aminotransferase; translated protein: MSETPQAFWPYLLPPSAHGDDGLCSVSASGHRIQFADGRELLDGSSGLWNTNLGYGNTAIADAIAEAARDASYLSAFRYENSYARRAAEDLVEVTGPDHYSRVLFSSSGGAANDVALKVARHYHVLVGQPRRNLVVSMRGSFHGLTFGGFALTGEDLGQRVYGVDQRLIRHVSPNEITELNTLMSRSAHQIAAVVVEPVLGTGTVPLSEEYVAELLRLRAEHGFLLVADEVATGFGRTGTFFASQRWPEQPDLLLTSKGLTNGTCPASAVLASRRVADTFAEHDAVLGHAETQGGSPVPCAAISATIGEMRRLDAVAAGQALGESLAAGLDALVAEAPQVTGVTGVGCFRTIRVVGPDGSALAPDQIASLVAAIRAAGAIVHPGPGGVQLIPALTYDEADLAELLHCVRRGIITHHEALASTDVESVTA
- the mpaM gene encoding daptide-type RiPP biosynthesis methyltransferase; this translates as MTAALVPSAPPSPGLAGRTIAELGERARLSDVYGPDGADVYHDLSAEDTGEVRELVRLVRNRPGPVLDLAAGSGRITLPLLALGRHVTALDLSQDMLLLLTDRLAQAPARLRERCSVVHGDMAGFRLGTEFTSVVLGTTSVSLLAPGSRTSLYRSVAEHLAPGGRLLVSCLDRGEGPEEAVTEATGASGTRYRVHDHWPVDADHRTVTILPAELPQGPVQVCTGRVGVVGAQRLTTELTSAGFTVLERHLLTEPGQRHRVTLIEAETTP
- the mpaB gene encoding daptide biosynthesis RiPP recognition protein, producing the protein MDRTELRRVKQHLMSWGTGQAVPGNPAPGSVATIVTADPAHLAGLAQSGLIGPGTVVLAAGPDTPGAVGFDGALDEPGTEISIGDDFFLQTQDYATSEFMSIIGPTLVRVSDAADFRHFLSDADRAYAEGVFPEFATAPAVRIADLPGLGASPDGDGPRTRLYVNTDGDISTSPGGSGLGRVGDPLSALQASWDRANTESALPCSVCLGATVPEAERSRELLDRPWLGRYLDVLPALRTMTVNNVGGLRVSGFGGRITQAFAETGHDHDLREPSAPVVMWDDERGYVYDLASDRVFAVEHIAASAAELILATGSVRGAAEYAHPEALSQVERFFTDAGVSLVSHGTLAGV
- a CDS encoding daptide-type RiPP translates to MTNQNDTTAQAAVNPELELEMQELEAMEAPGFWTGVSIGVGISASVATSVAIT
- a CDS encoding daptide-type RiPP, yielding MSESFENETKSTELAPALELEMQELEAMEAPGWATVSGVSVGISIVSVAWSIT
- the mpaC gene encoding daptide-type RiPP biosynthesis dehydogenase; the protein is MSTEFTAPPAPMPGVGHLAAWLQRDAAHRVTVLHDPAVSGQPILAAVLAQIEAADKNPRVLPLPGPGSRDSILGLSEVLDEEELIVGVGGGSVLDQAKLAVLFRSSPEALSRVSAPQRSGMVALPPHLGASVRVIAVPTTLGTGSELSTVACVTYAGGKRLVTGPCLRPVAAVLDPEATRTLPPRLVSEGVLEALFRTVSPYIGDPTDLPGPDALTEDLAARLVREGDRISRMRADGLPIDPSTRIRVAELSGRSQAGPTNLGRDPYSVKGWLLGNELSSELGLSKMHSIAAIWPALWRRIADGDSRLGDARRLDRIWGHMRGQAPRLPSDPVRGITELVDSWRVDRRINATPAQVDATVTRVMRAWGAGLPMLGGLYTHEVRELLTEAVSDATSPPGRPVPPMASTSPAQSLAKR
- a CDS encoding LLM class flavin-dependent oxidoreductase, producing MVKWTHAERLWQGQALLMEPHQGFVSAAASGFRVPVGLGVTLMPLRHPYEAALQARSVAMTTGHSVVAGFGPGSRAFQAGLLGTPYASPLTAAREYLAAVRGLLDGEVVQNEGRYFNISAQLPPAAAPRVDVGLGVLRPGMAGVAGEFADVAITWLTPPDYLRDILVPAIRKGAEEAGRPCPRITAMVPVALERAQVSAPELALASNAGHIQAPHYIDMLRQAGVQVSGEDPGDTACALVEANAFVSGAPEQVAALLDQYRQAGVDEIVLNTTGVRKRCGEQEAVNDLKTILAAVAP